In one window of Tellurirhabdus rosea DNA:
- a CDS encoding alpha/beta fold hydrolase — MTLIVGLLIAAQFVELRKSDQEIAEAFRGEPVRPVVFRYQQDGRTIRYIESARPDSDSLPVIVFFHGAPSSLSFFEKFFKDPILLKHARLVAVDRPGYGFSDFGKIEPSIARQAELLQPVINRYRDAPFLVLVGSSYGGPLAARLAMNNPGVVDHVVFVSSALGPGLERVYDISYLVDKPLFRWMVPQILLNANDEKLSHKKALEEIAPDWDRITAGVTFLHGQKDDLVYPSNVEFARKRLVNARVKEYLLPENRHDIVFNKREYMTKVILDVLVSYASPIANSHKKAVRLSLLQEALSSAESRNLHSFGGLLHLLYHEPQQLLPHDLQPLF; from the coding sequence TTGACTTTAATCGTTGGATTGCTGATCGCCGCCCAGTTTGTCGAACTGCGCAAAAGCGATCAGGAGATTGCCGAAGCGTTCCGCGGTGAGCCGGTCAGGCCCGTTGTTTTTCGGTACCAACAGGATGGGCGTACAATCCGCTACATCGAATCGGCGCGCCCGGATTCCGACTCGCTGCCGGTCATTGTGTTCTTCCACGGTGCGCCCAGTTCGCTTTCCTTTTTCGAGAAATTCTTCAAAGATCCTATTCTGCTGAAACACGCCCGGCTGGTCGCCGTTGACCGGCCCGGATACGGCTTTTCGGATTTTGGGAAAATAGAACCGTCCATTGCCCGGCAGGCCGAATTGCTTCAGCCGGTCATCAATCGCTACCGCGACGCCCCGTTTCTGGTGCTGGTCGGGTCGTCGTACGGCGGACCGCTGGCGGCGCGGCTGGCCATGAACAACCCCGGCGTGGTCGACCATGTGGTTTTTGTTTCGTCCGCCCTGGGGCCGGGTCTGGAACGGGTCTACGACATCAGCTATCTGGTCGATAAACCGCTGTTCCGCTGGATGGTGCCGCAGATTCTGCTCAACGCCAACGACGAGAAGCTTTCCCACAAAAAAGCCCTGGAGGAAATCGCCCCCGACTGGGACAGGATTACGGCGGGGGTCACGTTTCTGCACGGACAGAAAGACGATCTGGTGTATCCTTCGAATGTCGAATTTGCCCGCAAACGCCTCGTCAACGCCCGGGTGAAAGAATACCTGCTGCCCGAAAACCGGCACGACATTGTTTTCAACAAACGGGAGTATATGACAAAGGTTATTCTGGACGTGCTGGTTTCGTACGCCAGCCCGATTGCCAATTCGCACAAAAAAGCGGTTCGGCTGTCGCTGTTGCAGGAAGCCCTCAGTTCGGCAGAAAGCCGCAATCTACACAGTTTTGGAGGGTTGCTCCACCTCCTTTACCACGAGCCGCAGCAGCTCCTCCCGCATGATTTGCAGCCCCTTTTCTAG
- a CDS encoding metallophosphoesterase family protein, with translation MNTTRRTFLKKSGGAAALVASPAILLAHPPAPAKASRRVLRFAVASDGHFGQPDTEYARFFAAVTDSLNAERDRSGLDAAFFNGDLIHDRGEFMPQAKAAFDKLTMPYYVTRGNHDMVSPQEWERIWGYSENHVVELGDTAFLLGSTATPEGKYVCADLRWLKKSLDSQKRKKHVFVLLHISQRKWTTHGIDCPEVMSTIESYANVRAIFHGHDHDEDNVKMSGGKPYLYDGHFGGNWGANYRGYRIVEVFEDGRISTYQVNLELNPVVNVRVL, from the coding sequence ATGAATACTACCCGGCGTACTTTTCTGAAAAAATCCGGCGGAGCCGCGGCTCTGGTCGCCTCGCCCGCCATCCTGCTGGCCCATCCGCCCGCACCCGCCAAAGCCTCCCGCCGCGTCCTCCGGTTTGCGGTGGCCTCCGACGGCCACTTCGGCCAGCCAGATACGGAATATGCCCGCTTTTTTGCCGCGGTGACCGACAGCCTGAATGCCGAACGCGACCGCAGCGGGCTGGATGCGGCTTTCTTCAACGGCGACCTGATTCACGACCGGGGCGAGTTTATGCCCCAGGCAAAAGCCGCTTTTGACAAGCTGACGATGCCCTACTACGTGACCCGCGGCAACCACGACATGGTCAGCCCGCAGGAGTGGGAACGCATCTGGGGCTATTCCGAAAACCACGTGGTCGAACTGGGCGATACGGCCTTTCTGCTCGGCAGCACGGCAACGCCCGAGGGCAAATACGTCTGCGCCGACCTGCGCTGGCTCAAAAAATCGCTCGACAGCCAGAAGCGGAAGAAGCACGTGTTTGTCCTCCTGCACATCTCCCAGCGCAAATGGACGACCCACGGCATCGATTGCCCGGAGGTCATGTCCACCATCGAAAGCTACGCCAACGTCCGGGCTATTTTTCACGGACACGATCACGACGAAGACAACGTCAAGATGTCCGGCGGCAAGCCTTATCTCTACGACGGTCATTTCGGCGGCAACTGGGGAGCCAACTACCGCGGTTACCGGATCGTGGAAGTGTTTGAGGACGGCCGCATTTCGACCTATCAGGTCAATCTGGAACTGAACCCGGTGGTGAACGTGCGGGTGCTGTAG
- a CDS encoding aspartate aminotransferase family protein has protein sequence MTSQELLHRRNAVVPRAMAMSQPLDAAYAKGAVFVSHDGREFIDFSGGIGVLNAGHCPEPVVQAIAEQAGKLMHTFFNLLTHEPYVRLAEKLVELLPHGPQTKVMLVSSGAEAVENAVKIARQATGRQGIICYTGGFHGRTLMGMTLTSKVSYKIGCGPFAPEVYRIPFPDYFHNGGGLDFDEFVEQELKNFRKYLSSVVAPENVAAVILEPVQGEGGFYVTPKRYLQGLRQLCDEYGILLILDEVQSGFGRTGRWAAYEHYGVVPDLSTWAKSMGSGIPIACVMGKADVMDRARPGTIGGTYAGNPVACAGALATLEYMQAIDINRLGERVGKTVFSFFKTLQNECAAIGDVRGLGAMIGIELVRNGDPDQPDAALTQQLVAACAARGLFLISAGIYGNVIRVLCPLVIDDALLEKGLQIMREELLRLVVKEVEQPSKTV, from the coding sequence ATGACTTCCCAGGAATTGTTACACCGCCGCAACGCCGTCGTTCCCAGGGCGATGGCTATGAGCCAGCCGCTCGACGCGGCCTATGCCAAAGGAGCCGTGTTTGTCAGCCACGACGGCCGCGAGTTTATCGACTTTTCGGGCGGCATCGGCGTGCTGAACGCGGGCCACTGTCCCGAACCCGTCGTGCAGGCCATTGCCGAGCAGGCCGGAAAACTGATGCATACGTTTTTCAACCTGCTGACGCACGAGCCGTACGTGCGGCTGGCCGAGAAACTGGTCGAACTCCTGCCGCACGGGCCGCAGACAAAGGTGATGCTGGTCAGCAGCGGGGCCGAAGCGGTGGAAAACGCCGTTAAGATCGCCCGGCAGGCCACCGGCAGGCAGGGCATTATCTGCTACACGGGCGGCTTCCACGGCCGGACGCTGATGGGCATGACGCTGACGTCCAAAGTGAGCTATAAAATTGGCTGCGGCCCCTTTGCGCCGGAGGTGTACCGCATTCCGTTCCCCGATTATTTTCACAACGGCGGCGGGCTCGATTTCGACGAATTTGTGGAGCAGGAGCTGAAAAACTTCCGGAAATACCTCAGTAGCGTGGTGGCTCCCGAAAATGTGGCGGCCGTGATTCTGGAACCCGTTCAGGGCGAAGGCGGCTTTTACGTCACCCCCAAACGCTACCTACAGGGACTGCGGCAGTTGTGCGACGAGTACGGCATTCTGCTCATCCTGGACGAGGTACAGTCGGGCTTCGGCCGAACCGGGCGGTGGGCGGCCTACGAACACTACGGGGTGGTGCCCGACCTCTCGACCTGGGCCAAATCGATGGGCTCGGGCATTCCCATCGCCTGCGTCATGGGCAAAGCGGACGTGATGGACAGAGCCCGCCCGGGGACCATCGGCGGTACCTACGCCGGAAACCCTGTCGCCTGCGCCGGTGCGCTGGCTACCCTTGAGTACATGCAGGCGATCGACATCAACCGCCTGGGCGAACGGGTCGGCAAAACGGTGTTTTCATTCTTTAAAACGCTACAGAACGAGTGCGCGGCCATCGGCGACGTGCGCGGACTGGGCGCCATGATCGGGATTGAACTGGTCCGGAACGGGGACCCCGACCAGCCCGACGCCGCCCTGACCCAGCAGCTGGTGGCCGCCTGCGCCGCGCGGGGGCTGTTTCTGATCAGCGCCGGAATCTACGGCAACGTCATTCGGGTGCTGTGTCCGCTGGTTATCGACGACGCGCTGCTAGAAAAGGGGCTGCAAATCATGCGGGAGGAGCTGCTGCGGCTCGTGGTAAAGGAGGTGGAGCAACCCTCCAAAACTGTGTAG